From a region of the Candidatus Delongbacteria bacterium genome:
- a CDS encoding TonB-dependent receptor, protein MLRFFLFILLLFSVVNAEIISGFVRNSADEEPLYEADVYLEGMAMGSSTNKDGYYVISGVKPGKYTLVAVYAGFEPIKEIIDIRPDNNLKRDFSLSETSIELDEVVLTVEKEGEPETKEEIIRNVTVAKMKLNPRVLKTAVSFIQPDVFRSIKTLPGVDSPSDLTANIYVRGGNDDHNLILYDDITIYNPSHMFGIFSTFMPNALRDSKLIKSSYPAEYGGRLGSVLDVRSRDGNKNEFQGDISASFFATEGVLAGPVLNGGFLLAFRRTHLGPILSALEEIEDTQLPDYNFWEGQANIYQDVTEDDRLRFSTFHSTDNMLFDEIDYDLKWGNSAYSIMWNHIFTPKLYSNFRVSYSKFFIEEDIRDIYKYENIIDDYSVKGYFEYYYSNDLKFKLGSELSNFKVMYNRSIDDDKKMDIKQNTLVSSAFLEGSKTWNNIFTIVPGIRFDYNEELKDGYQLMISPRLSMKYMLGEYSSLSLSGGRYYQNLFTVQNESASVVFISNWFSVDETVAPGISDNVTLGYEDRFSIFGEPLKYSVEAYYKDMRNLQTWNNDPITEDEVLTDIKIGESFLKGNAYAYGFELFLEKQLGRLNGNMSYTYSKVKKEIEDEFRGKVTFNANWDMPHNFKHSLNYQFTENFSLGYSFNLKSGKPYSEIIGLDYIVNENGDESYRYIYGERNGSRIGLYNRLDLSANYTFKFENSELLLNFSVINAMNTKNIEAIAYTVDEDGEVEKDEILMLPIVPSLRINYSF, encoded by the coding sequence GTGCTAAGATTTTTTTTGTTTATATTATTGCTGTTTTCAGTCGTAAATGCTGAAATAATATCCGGATTTGTTAGAAATTCTGCAGACGAGGAGCCTTTATATGAAGCTGATGTATATCTTGAAGGTATGGCTATGGGGTCGTCAACAAATAAAGATGGTTATTATGTAATATCTGGAGTGAAACCAGGCAAGTATACACTTGTAGCAGTATATGCTGGGTTTGAACCGATAAAAGAGATTATTGATATCAGACCTGATAATAATCTTAAAAGAGATTTTTCTTTGAGTGAAACAAGTATTGAACTAGATGAAGTAGTTTTGACAGTTGAGAAAGAGGGTGAGCCGGAAACGAAAGAGGAAATTATAAGAAATGTTACTGTCGCAAAAATGAAACTCAACCCAAGGGTGTTAAAAACTGCTGTTTCATTTATTCAACCTGATGTTTTTAGGTCTATAAAAACTTTACCGGGTGTGGATTCTCCAAGCGATTTAACAGCAAATATTTATGTTCGTGGTGGAAATGATGATCATAATCTGATACTCTATGATGATATTACAATATATAATCCTTCACATATGTTTGGTATATTCTCAACTTTTATGCCCAATGCATTGAGAGACTCTAAATTGATTAAGTCTTCATATCCTGCTGAATATGGAGGAAGATTAGGTTCTGTTCTTGATGTAAGAAGTAGGGATGGAAATAAAAATGAATTCCAAGGTGATATCTCTGCATCTTTTTTCGCCACTGAAGGGGTCTTGGCAGGTCCTGTGTTGAATGGTGGATTTCTATTGGCTTTCAGAAGAACACATCTAGGACCTATTCTTTCAGCTTTGGAAGAGATAGAGGATACTCAATTACCTGACTATAATTTCTGGGAAGGTCAGGCTAATATTTATCAGGATGTTACAGAAGATGATAGATTGAGATTTTCAACTTTTCATAGCACAGATAATATGCTCTTTGATGAAATAGATTATGATCTTAAATGGGGTAATAGTGCATATTCAATAATGTGGAATCATATTTTTACTCCAAAGTTATACTCAAATTTCAGAGTTTCATATTCCAAATTTTTTATCGAAGAGGATATTAGGGATATCTATAAATATGAGAATATCATCGATGATTACTCTGTAAAAGGATATTTTGAGTATTATTATTCAAATGATCTAAAATTTAAATTGGGTTCCGAATTATCAAATTTTAAAGTGATGTATAACAGATCCATTGATGATGATAAGAAAATGGATATTAAACAAAATACTCTTGTTTCATCAGCTTTTTTAGAAGGTTCAAAAACATGGAATAATATTTTCACTATTGTTCCTGGAATACGTTTTGACTACAATGAAGAGCTTAAAGATGGTTATCAATTGATGATTAGTCCAAGATTAAGCATGAAATATATGCTTGGTGAGTATTCTTCTCTTTCTCTTAGTGGAGGAAGATACTATCAAAATTTATTTACCGTTCAAAACGAGAGTGCTTCAGTGGTATTTATCAGTAATTGGTTTAGTGTTGATGAAACAGTAGCACCTGGCATTTCTGATAATGTTACATTAGGTTATGAGGATAGATTTTCAATTTTCGGGGAACCTCTAAAATATTCTGTAGAGGCTTATTACAAGGATATGAGAAATCTTCAAACTTGGAATAATGATCCGATAACCGAGGATGAAGTCTTAACAGATATTAAGATTGGTGAAAGCTTTTTAAAAGGTAATGCCTATGCATATGGATTCGAACTATTTCTTGAGAAGCAGTTGGGAAGATTGAATGGAAATATGTCATATACTTATAGTAAAGTTAAAAAAGAGATTGAGGATGAGTTTAGAGGAAAAGTTACTTTTAATGCTAATTGGGATATGCCACATAATTTCAAACATAGTCTAAATTATCAGTTTACAGAAAATTTCAGCTTGGGTTATTCCTTCAATTTAAAAAGTGGAAAGCCTTATTCTGAAATTATAGGGTTAGATTATATTGTTAATGAAAATGGTGATGAATCTTATCGTTATATTTACGGAGAAAGGAATGGTAGTAGAATTGGTCTTTATAATAGACTTGATTTAAGTGCGAACTATACTTTCAAATTTGAAAACAGTGAGCTTTTGTTAAATTTTAGTGTAATTAACGCTATGAATACAAAAAATATTGAAGCAATAGCTTATACTGT